A genomic window from Vitis riparia cultivar Riparia Gloire de Montpellier isolate 1030 chromosome 16, EGFV_Vit.rip_1.0, whole genome shotgun sequence includes:
- the LOC117933220 gene encoding rust resistance kinase Lr10-like, which yields MPQTKEASLSASEFMMLRQAKLVGVGLITLLHVRFLSFCAATENQPCRPSSCGDIQNISNPFRLKGDPLGCGHPDPAYELACENSRTILYGKYHVAEINYSNYIIRIVVVGLEKSNCFSLPLYSLTVDDIYVYRYEYPDELDTVVLMNCARPIFDQYYIPIVPCNRTDATFSSSQPYAYALAGRYMHVRDLPYSCTIGFTVVTGNFMAVSEPSNLLRSDLQEKLLMGLQLSFLRSRCHECEANGRWCMPNFSNNNIQCLDDDGRNWLNKLKNVLMPVIAFFEREYASDQSGYSGTIAIVIAIIGGRFLLGISCLFGYLIYKFRRRHLSLDDDIEEFLQNHKNLQPIRYSYSHLKKTTNNFRNKLGQGGFGSVYKGILQSGRIVAVKVLVMSKANGQDFINEIATIGRIHHVNIVQLVGFCVEGSKWALIYDFMPNGSLDKFIFFKGEKHIPLSWDRLYKIALGVGRGIEYLHQGCDMQILHFDIKPHNILLDEDFTPKVSDFGLAKLYSTNESVVSLTAARGTLGYIAPELFYKNVGHVSYKADVYSFGMLLMEMVGKQRHFNRHQEEDLSELFFPSWIYDRIEQGEDMEMGDVTEDEKKYIWKMVIVALWCVQMKPMDRPSMSKALDMLEGDVELLQLPPKPTLYSHEISALDRENKPMGVPISSHNASITISLDGR from the exons ATGCCCCAAACCAAAGAAGCGTCTCTCTCTGCATCTGAATTTATGATGCTGAGACAAGCAAAACTTGTGGGAGTAGGCCTCATAACACTCCTCCATGTccgttttctttcattttgcgCTGCTACTGAAAATCAGCCCTGCAGGCCCTCTTCTTGCGGAGATATTCAAAACATCAGCAACCCATTTCGATTAAAAGGTGACCCGCTTGGCTGTGGTCATCCCGATCCTGCATACGAATTGGCTTGTGAAAACAGCCGTACAATCTTATATGGGAAATACCATGTTGCGGAGATCAACTACAGTAACTATATCATCAGAATTGTAGTTGTTGGGCTAGAGAAGAGCAACTGTTTCTCCCTTCCTCTCTATTCCTTGACAGTAGatgatatatatgtatatagataTGAATATCCTGATGAACTGGATACTGTAGTTTTGATGAACTGCGCAAGACCAATCTTTGATCAATACTACATTCCTATTGTTCCCTGCAACCGCACCGATGCTACTTTCTCTTCCTCACAACCATATGCTTATGCGCTAGCTGGACGCTACATGCATGTGAGAGATCTTCCATATTCGTGCACCATTGGCTTCACTGTTGTCACTGGCAATTTCATGGCTGTGTCAGAGCCCAGCAATCTTTTAAGATCAGATTTGCAAGAAAAGCTGCTTATGGGGCTCCAGCTTTCATTTTTGCGCTCTCGCTGCCATGAATGCGAAGCAAACGGCAGATGGTGCATGCCAAATTTCAGCAACAACAATATACAATGCCTTGATGATGATGGAAGAAACT GGCTTAATAAGTTGAAAAATGTACTGATGCCAGTGATCGCGTTTTTTG AACGTGAATATGCTTCTGACCAATCTGGGTATTCTGGGACCATTGCAATTG TCATAGCAATCATTGGAGGACGCTTTCTACTTGGGATATCTTGTCTTTTTGGCTATTTAATCTACAAGTTTCGACGGAGACATTTATCATTAGATGATGACATTGAAGAGTTTCTTCAAAATCACAAGAATCTCCAGCCCATCAGGTActcatattcacatttaaagaaAACAACCAACAattttaggaataagttaggcCAAGGAGGCTTTGGCTCTGTGTACAAAGGAATACTTCAGAGTGGCCGCATTGTAGCAGTAAAAGTATTGGTCATGTCAAAAGCCAATGGACAAGATTTTATCAATGAGATCGCCACGATTGGAAGGATTCACCATGTTAATATAGTACAACTTGTTGGATTTTGCGTAGAAGGATCAAAATGGGCCCTTATATATGACTTTATGCCAAATGGGTCACTTGATAAGTTTATCTTctttaaaggagaaaaacacATTCCTTTAAGTTGGGACAGATTGTACAAAATTGCACTTGGAGTAGGGCGTGGGATTGAATACTTACATCAAGGGTGTGACATGCAAATTCTACATTTTGATATCAAGCCacacaatattcttttggatgaaGACTTTACACCAAAAGTTTCGGATTTTGGCCTTGCAAAATTGTATTCAACAAATGAAAGTGTTGTATCTCTCACTGCAGCTCGAGGAACATTAGGATACATTGCTCCagagttgttttataaaaatgttgGACATGTTTCGTATAAGGctgatgtttatagttttggaatgttgttgATGGAAATGGTGGGAAAACAAAGGCATTTTAATAGACATCAAGAGGAAGATCTAAGTGAATTATTCTTCCCATCATGGATTTATGACCGAATTGAACAAGGAGAAGATATGGAAATGGGAGATGTCACAGaggatgaaaagaaatatatatggaaGATGGTCATAGTTGCATTGTGGTGTGTGCAAATGAAGCCCATGGACCGTCCTTCTATGAGCAAAGCACTCGACATGTTGGAAGGTGATGTTGAACTATTGCAACTACCTCCTAAACCTACCTTATATTCTCATGAAATATCAGCTTTGGATCGGGAGAACAAACCAATGGGGGTTCCAATTTCCTCACATAATGCAAGTATTACAATTAGCTTAGATGGGAGATAA